One genomic window of Manihot esculenta cultivar AM560-2 unplaced genomic scaffold, M.esculenta_v8 Scaffold64, whole genome shotgun sequence includes the following:
- the LOC122722614 gene encoding LOW QUALITY PROTEIN: uncharacterized protein LOC122722614 (The sequence of the model RefSeq protein was modified relative to this genomic sequence to represent the inferred CDS: deleted 1 base in 1 codon), with amino-acid sequence MRPGRMWNGTSRSADRLGARTDADRSGGPSPGLRNARGDAVAAIVDHSARRVTYLLPIDLCGLLLLNDDETTKALSSGGKCSALDSLDYCKRC; translated from the exons ATGCGCCCCGGTCGGATGTGGAACGGC ACTAGCCGGTCCGCCGATCGGCTCGGGGCGCGGACCGACGCGGATCGCAGCGGCGGCCCAAGCCCGGGCCTTAGAAACGCTCGCGGAGACGCCGTCGCAGCGATTGTGGACCACAGCGCGCGCCGTGTCACG TATCTCCTCCCAATTGATCTCTGTGGACTGCTACTTCTTAATGATGATGAGACTACAAAAGCTCTATCTTCTGGTGGTAAATGTTCTGCCCTTGATTCCTTAGACTACTGCAAACGGTGCTAG